From Woronichinia naegeliana WA131, the proteins below share one genomic window:
- a CDS encoding PIN domain-containing protein, with protein sequence MNIYVETNFILELIFEQEQCAICEKILGFCEAQKANLIIPAYSLAEPHKKLIRQAKERRKLQQSLDQELRELSRTKSYKNRLYSIENIKSLIVQSSQDASEKFVKYREYILKIAEIIPLNANILLKAVSAEENYDLSPQDALVYVSVLKHLQNNKPDQACFLNRNSKDFKTPDIIDELKSLNCRLITQFNDGYDFLISS encoded by the coding sequence ATGAATATTTACGTTGAAACCAATTTTATTTTAGAACTTATTTTTGAACAAGAACAATGTGCTATTTGTGAGAAGATTTTAGGATTTTGTGAAGCCCAAAAAGCTAACCTTATCATTCCCGCTTATAGTCTAGCAGAACCCCATAAAAAATTAATTCGACAAGCAAAGGAGCGTCGAAAATTGCAACAGTCACTTGATCAAGAATTGCGAGAACTTTCGCGCACTAAATCCTATAAAAACCGCCTATACAGCATAGAAAATATTAAAAGTTTAATTGTTCAAAGTAGTCAAGATGCAAGCGAAAAATTTGTTAAATATAGAGAATATATTTTGAAGATTGCAGAAATCATTCCACTCAATGCTAATATTTTACTTAAAGCCGTATCTGCCGAAGAAAATTATGATCTAAGTCCACAAGATGCCTTAGTTTATGTTTCAGTGCTTAAGCATTTACAAAATAATAAACCAGATCAAGCTTGTTTTTTAAACCGAAACTCTAAAGATTTTAAGACTCCGGATATTATTGATGAACTCAAAAGCTTAAACTGTAGATTAATTACTCAATTTAATGATGGCTACGATTTTCTTATTTCATCTTAG
- a CDS encoding HNH endonuclease: MDRPLEPEWESKFEPNSFGFRPAKSTHDACGMVFSALSKSEEKWVLDADISGCFDNIDHQYLLDKVNATPKIRRQIKAWLKSGAIDFYGIKDNKGFSPTSKGTPQGGIISPLLANIALHGLETDLKEWLWSEKKYRKKYYNICTNSMHSLSQQQTKATLTVVRYADDFVVIHEDKDIIEECQEVIQKFLTPIGLTLREDKTSIKSSREGFDFLGFNFKQYKTGLYRSNKLSNGKPTGYTTLIKPSRKAIKEHYGRLAEIIDHCKSAPQEVLIKRLNPIIKGWANYYRFANSKETFGKLDHLLFWKLRKWARRRHPQKPRGWVDNKYFHTMDTNKDRKWEFSDNNTTLHAHSDTKIERHIRVKGHASIYDGNEAYWANRVKHHPTIRPRVLKLMSRQKGVCPYCHNPFRIDDKWEIDHIVPTYKGGKDYYNNLQLLHLDCHDKKTRIDMKEETCRENKVQR; encoded by the coding sequence ATTGACAGACCACTAGAGCCTGAATGGGAATCTAAATTCGAGCCAAACAGCTTCGGCTTTAGACCAGCAAAAAGTACCCACGACGCTTGTGGCATGGTGTTTAGCGCACTATCCAAAAGTGAAGAAAAATGGGTGCTAGATGCCGACATTAGTGGATGTTTCGACAACATCGACCATCAGTACTTACTTGACAAGGTGAACGCCACCCCAAAAATCAGAAGACAGATAAAAGCATGGCTAAAATCTGGAGCAATAGATTTTTATGGGATAAAGGACAATAAAGGATTCTCCCCTACATCCAAAGGCACACCGCAAGGTGGAATAATATCACCCCTGTTAGCAAACATAGCCTTACACGGACTGGAAACAGACCTCAAGGAATGGCTATGGAGCGAAAAGAAATACAGGAAGAAATATTACAACATCTGCACAAACTCTATGCACAGTCTAAGTCAGCAACAAACCAAAGCTACACTAACAGTAGTAAGATACGCTGATGATTTCGTGGTAATACACGAAGACAAGGACATCATAGAAGAATGTCAAGAGGTTATCCAGAAATTTCTGACCCCCATTGGTCTTACACTCAGAGAAGACAAAACCAGTATCAAAAGCAGCAGAGAAGGATTCGACTTTCTCGGATTCAACTTCAAGCAATACAAAACTGGATTATACAGAAGCAACAAGCTATCCAATGGCAAGCCAACAGGATACACAACGCTCATCAAACCTTCTCGTAAGGCAATCAAGGAACACTATGGAAGACTAGCGGAGATCATCGACCATTGCAAGTCAGCCCCACAAGAAGTCCTTATCAAAAGACTAAACCCAATCATCAAAGGATGGGCGAACTATTACCGATTCGCCAATTCCAAAGAAACATTTGGGAAATTAGACCATCTACTATTCTGGAAACTCAGAAAATGGGCTAGAAGAAGACATCCTCAAAAACCAAGAGGATGGGTGGATAATAAGTATTTCCACACAATGGATACTAATAAGGACAGAAAATGGGAATTTTCTGACAACAATACCACCCTACACGCTCATTCGGACACCAAAATCGAAAGGCACATAAGGGTAAAAGGTCACGCAAGTATCTATGATGGAAACGAGGCATATTGGGCAAACAGGGTGAAACACCATCCAACCATACGCCCAAGAGTACTGAAACTAATGAGCAGACAAAAAGGAGTGTGTCCATACTGTCACAATCCATTCAGGATTGACGACAAATGGGAGATAGACCACATTGTCCCCACTTATAAAGGCGGCAAGGATTATTATAATAATCTCCAGCTACTCCATCTGGATTGCCATGACAAGAAAACAAGGATTGATATGAAGGAAGAAACCTGTAGGGAAAACAAAGTTCAACGGTAA
- a CDS encoding ISAs1 family transposase — MKLRPKYRLVEHFAEIDDPRIERTKRHKLIDILTIAILAVICGAEGWVAMESFGKAKHQWLKKILELPNGIPSDDTFARVFASLNPEQFQDCFLHWVKSIAEVSEGEVIAIDGKTLRHSYDNANGKGAIQMVSAWATANRLVLGQCKVESKSNEITAIPKLLKMLEVKGCIVTIDAMGTQTKIAQQIVGRGGDYVLALKGNQGNLCEDVEQLFAHAQSVNFVGIKHDFHQTIDKGHGRIEIRRCWTMEQTEFLLGAEKWAKLTSICMIKAERRLKDKTEYETRYYISSLPSNAQKLSQSVRSHWLIENSLHWVLDLAFNEDACRIRKDFAPENLAVLRHIALNLLTKENTLKLGIKNKRLRAGWDEDYLLKVLLG, encoded by the coding sequence ATGAAACTCCGACCCAAATATAGACTGGTAGAACACTTTGCCGAAATAGATGACCCTCGCATCGAACGAACAAAACGGCATAAACTCATTGATATTCTAACGATTGCCATCTTAGCCGTCATTTGTGGAGCAGAAGGTTGGGTAGCCATGGAAAGTTTCGGCAAGGCTAAACATCAATGGCTAAAAAAAATTTTGGAATTGCCGAATGGCATCCCCTCCGACGATACGTTTGCGCGTGTATTTGCTAGTCTGAATCCAGAGCAATTTCAAGACTGTTTTCTGCATTGGGTCAAAAGTATAGCGGAGGTAAGTGAAGGAGAAGTGATAGCGATTGACGGCAAAACCCTTCGCCACTCCTATGACAATGCCAACGGAAAGGGCGCAATTCAGATGGTAAGTGCATGGGCAACAGCAAATCGTCTAGTACTAGGACAGTGCAAGGTGGAAAGCAAATCGAATGAAATCACGGCGATTCCTAAACTCCTGAAAATGCTAGAGGTCAAAGGTTGTATCGTAACGATTGATGCCATGGGAACTCAGACAAAGATTGCCCAACAGATAGTAGGGCGAGGGGGAGATTATGTTTTGGCATTGAAAGGCAATCAAGGTAATTTATGTGAGGATGTTGAACAATTATTTGCTCATGCTCAATCGGTTAATTTTGTGGGAATTAAGCATGATTTTCATCAAACAATAGACAAGGGACATGGACGGATTGAAATTCGCCGTTGCTGGACGATGGAACAAACAGAATTTTTGCTGGGTGCGGAGAAATGGGCAAAGTTGACGAGCATCTGTATGATTAAAGCGGAGAGACGATTGAAAGACAAAACAGAGTATGAGACTCGCTACTATATCAGTAGCCTGCCGAGTAATGCTCAAAAATTATCCCAATCTGTTCGTAGTCATTGGTTGATAGAAAACTCTTTACATTGGGTTCTAGACTTGGCCTTCAACGAGGATGCTTGTCGCATTCGTAAGGATTTTGCTCCTGAGAATTTAGCCGTCTTACGCCATATCGCTCTTAACTTGCTCACAAAGGAAAATACTCTGAAACTTGGTATCAAGAATAAACGGCTACGCGCTGGTTGGGACGAGGACTATCTCCTTAAGGTTTTACTCGGATAA
- a CDS encoding IS630 family transposase (programmed frameshift): MLKTYIVRLSQEERQTLKDLVSIGKGAAYKIKHANILLNIDVNGQGWTDEEAAAAFSCHRNTVANLRERLVNEGVESALSRKPRKTPPRQPIIDGEVEAKLIALRCGEPPAGQARWTLRLLADKAVELEIVPAISHETVRPSVKKNELKPHLRQMYVIPPEKSAEFVSNMEDVLEIYHRPYDPNCPVICMDEQPIQLVKETRLPLPAKPGQPEAHDYEYERNGTANIFMFTEPLSGWRKTVVSERRTSVDWATEIKNLLDNDYADNDKVILVCDQLNTHKLASLYEAFEPSTARRLVERLEIHHTPKHGSWLNIAENELSAMTWQCLARRIPDRETLEQETTAWYTQRNHSQKSVDWQFTTAEARIRLKRLYPQIEN, translated from the exons ATGCTCAAGACCTATATTGTCCGATTAAGTCAAGAAGAACGTCAGACCCTAAAAGATTTGGTATCCATCGGCAAAGGAGCGGCTTACAAAATTAAGCACGCCAATATTCTGTTAAACATTGATGTGAATGGACAAGGATGGACGGATGAGGAAGCTGCCGCCGCCTTTAGTTGTCACCGTAACACAGTCGCCAATCTCAGGGAGCGATTGGTCAATGAAGGTGTGGAGTCAGCATTAAGCCGCAAGCCCCGCAAAACGCCGCCTCGTCAACCGATTATTGATGGAGAGGTAGAAGCAAAACTAATCGCCTTACGTTGTGGAGAACCGCCTGCTGGTCAAGCCCGTTGGACATTGAGGTTACTAGCCGACAAGGCGGTCGAGTTAGAAATTGTGCCAGCAATTAGTCACGAAACCGTGCGTC CAAGTGTTAAAAAAAACGAACTAAAACCTCATCTGCGACAGATGTACGTGATTCCACCAGAAAAGAGTGCCGAATTTGTGTCTAACATGGAAGATGTTCTAGAAATTTATCACCGACCCTATGACCCCAATTGTCCAGTGATTTGCATGGATGAGCAACCTATACAATTGGTCAAAGAAACCCGCCTTCCTCTACCAGCCAAACCTGGACAGCCAGAGGCGCATGATTACGAATATGAACGCAATGGAACAGCCAATATCTTTATGTTTACAGAACCCTTGTCTGGGTGGCGAAAGACAGTTGTCAGTGAACGTAGAACATCGGTTGACTGGGCAACAGAAATTAAGAATTTACTCGATAACGACTATGCTGATAACGACAAAGTCATTTTAGTATGTGATCAGCTAAATACTCACAAACTTGCCTCACTATATGAAGCATTTGAGCCTTCCACGGCTCGTCGTCTAGTCGAACGGTTGGAAATTCACCATACCCCAAAACATGGCAGTTGGCTTAATATTGCTGAAAACGAGCTGTCCGCAATGACTTGGCAATGCCTAGCTCGTCGAATTCCAGATCGGGAAACTTTAGAGCAAGAAACAACGGCTTGGTACACTCAGCGCAATCATTCCCAAAAGTCGGTAGATTGGCAATTCACGACGGCTGAGGCTCGTATCCGTCTCAAGCGTCTTTATCCACAAATAGAAAATTGA
- a CDS encoding IS630 family transposase, producing the protein MIKLEFTEEDKRLLSYGRFNHPHPRVQLKMEVLWLKSQGLSHQKIAQFAGVSVNTVTSYIRDYQEGGIEKLKEIKFNRPKSELTEHQGKIEAYFESNPPAKINEAVKRIEELTGIKRSPTQVRKFLKSIGMRCLKVGTIPSKADVEAQDSYREKELEPRLEEAKAGKRAVFFVDASHFVMGAFVNFIWCFKRIFIKSPSGRKRFNVLGALNAITHEVIMVTNSSYITGTQVCELLEKIAELGLLIPITLVLDNARYQKCRIVQELAESLGIELLYLPPYSPNLNLIERLWKFVKKKCLYAKYYEDFTQFSAAISGCLEDANVKYKEELDSLLTLRFQRFDKSQIMNV; encoded by the coding sequence ATGATTAAGTTAGAATTTACGGAAGAAGACAAAAGACTGTTGTCTTACGGTCGGTTTAATCACCCGCATCCTAGAGTACAGCTAAAGATGGAAGTTTTATGGTTAAAAAGTCAGGGATTATCTCATCAAAAAATTGCTCAATTCGCAGGAGTTTCAGTAAATACGGTGACAAGCTATATCCGTGATTATCAAGAGGGCGGGATAGAAAAACTAAAAGAAATAAAATTTAATCGCCCGAAAAGCGAGTTAACAGAGCATCAAGGGAAAATTGAGGCATATTTTGAGTCAAATCCACCAGCAAAAATAAATGAAGCAGTAAAAAGAATAGAAGAATTAACGGGAATAAAAAGAAGTCCAACGCAAGTCAGAAAATTTTTAAAGTCAATAGGAATGAGGTGTCTAAAGGTGGGAACAATTCCATCAAAAGCAGATGTAGAAGCTCAGGATAGCTATAGAGAAAAAGAGCTAGAACCAAGGCTAGAAGAGGCAAAAGCAGGAAAAAGGGCAGTTTTCTTTGTAGATGCCTCTCATTTTGTAATGGGAGCATTTGTAAATTTTATATGGTGCTTCAAGAGGATTTTTATTAAGTCACCATCAGGGAGAAAACGTTTTAATGTGTTAGGAGCATTAAATGCAATTACCCATGAAGTAATTATGGTAACGAACAGTTCTTATATTACGGGAACTCAGGTTTGTGAACTCCTAGAAAAGATAGCAGAATTAGGACTATTAATACCAATTACGTTGGTATTAGACAATGCTCGTTATCAAAAATGCCGAATTGTGCAGGAGTTGGCAGAATCATTAGGAATAGAGTTACTGTACTTACCTCCTTATTCTCCTAACTTGAATTTAATTGAAAGACTGTGGAAGTTTGTGAAGAAGAAGTGTTTATACGCAAAATATTATGAAGATTTTACGCAGTTTTCTGCAGCAATTTCAGGATGTCTTGAAGATGCTAACGTAAAATATAAGGAGGAGCTTGATTCTTTGCTCACCTTACGATTTCAACGCTTTGATAAATCTCAGATTATGAACGTTTGA
- a CDS encoding Rpn family recombination-promoting nuclease/putative transposase, which produces MKTDKIFYTLFQVFPELLFELIGSDSNFAHNYQFKSIEVKELSFRLDGVFLPDENYPEYPLYFVEVQFQLDPDFYWRFFTEIILYTEHGHKLRILKIRDNIVKIEKVVKRLRND; this is translated from the coding sequence ATGAAAACCGATAAAATTTTCTATACTCTCTTTCAAGTCTTTCCTGAACTTCTCTTTGAATTGATTGGTTCAGATTCCAACTTTGCCCACAATTATCAATTTAAATCCATAGAAGTTAAAGAACTTTCTTTTCGGCTTGATGGTGTATTTTTACCCGATGAAAACTATCCTGAATATCCCCTCTATTTTGTCGAAGTTCAATTTCAATTAGACCCCGATTTTTATTGGCGATTTTTTACCGAAATTATCCTCTATACTGAACACGGTCACAAGTTGCGAATTTTAAAAATAAGAGATAATATAGTAAAAATAGAAAAAGTAGTCAAGAGGCTGAGAAATGATTAA
- a CDS encoding Uma2 family endonuclease, with amino-acid sequence MTTLTVNLPINLKLSDDQFEDLISANRDSKFELTATGELLIMSPTGGETGNRNFELGGQFWLWNREKGLGKAFDSSTGFQLPNGAKRSPDLSWITLEKWDALTPAQRRKFLPMCPDFVVELVSESDDLKEIEEKMQEYVDNGLGLGWLIIPKTRQVKIYRPQQATEILESPISLSGESVLVDFVLDLTPIW; translated from the coding sequence ATGACGACTCTTACCGTTAATCTTCCTATAAATCTCAAATTAAGTGATGATCAATTTGAAGACCTGATCTCGGCCAATCGAGACAGTAAATTTGAATTAACTGCAACAGGGGAATTATTAATTATGTCACCAACGGGCGGTGAAACAGGCAATCGTAATTTTGAATTAGGTGGCCAATTTTGGTTATGGAATCGAGAAAAAGGGCTAGGCAAAGCTTTTGATTCTTCGACGGGTTTTCAGTTACCGAATGGAGCCAAGCGATCGCCGGATTTAAGTTGGATTACCCTGGAAAAGTGGGATGCTTTAACCCCTGCCCAACGCCGTAAGTTTTTGCCTATGTGTCCTGATTTTGTGGTAGAATTAGTTTCTGAATCCGATGACCTTAAAGAGATTGAAGAGAAGATGCAGGAATATGTGGATAATGGCTTAGGTTTAGGATGGTTAATCATTCCTAAAACTCGTCAAGTTAAGATTTATCGACCCCAGCAAGCCACAGAAATCTTAGAATCGCCGATATCTTTATCGGGAGAATCCGTTTTAGTTGATTTTGTTTTAGATTTAACCCCTATTTGGTAA
- a CDS encoding reverse transcriptase N-terminal domain-containing protein has translation MTNAISSSTKRKVKYPESTHWSEINWRKVERKVYKLQKRIYKATQEGNHRTAKSLQKTLLNSWSAKALAVKKVTQENRGKKTAGVDGIKQLTPSQRLKLVNELKLKSKSKPVKRVWIPKPNKDEKRPLGIPTIEERARQALVKMALVVCQAKDCEFEGKWRGYSLPQQIS, from the coding sequence ATGACTAATGCCATTAGTAGTAGTACTAAGAGGAAAGTAAAGTACCCTGAATCTACACATTGGTCAGAAATCAACTGGCGCAAGGTGGAAAGGAAGGTATACAAACTACAGAAACGTATTTACAAAGCCACTCAAGAAGGAAACCACAGAACAGCTAAATCTCTACAAAAAACCCTGCTCAATTCTTGGTCAGCCAAAGCTCTCGCCGTCAAAAAGGTAACACAAGAGAATAGAGGGAAGAAAACGGCAGGAGTAGATGGAATAAAACAACTAACTCCGAGCCAACGCCTAAAACTGGTCAACGAACTCAAATTAAAAAGTAAGTCAAAACCAGTTAAAAGGGTTTGGATACCTAAGCCAAACAAGGACGAAAAACGACCTCTAGGAATACCCACAATAGAGGAGAGAGCAAGGCAAGCACTTGTAAAAATGGCACTAGTGGTCTGTCAAGCTAAAGATTGTGAATTTGAGGGAAAATGGAGAGGCTATTCATTACCTCAACAGATATCGTAA
- a CDS encoding mechanosensitive ion channel family protein translates to MMILIQTLVNQKIKKYLQWPAWLNRVFIFGLSLVIVLNTSPFIQAQTPNLPNNVTELIRNGSRPLSGQIGNLVYAPVKVDGIPLFYVAVPASVEDDKGEKATAPLQDRVTRIQNNIKEIIERGFDPNTLQVYPSVLNGQTVIRVSDPNNLKPQTIGTITENDAQLHGQAIAEMAPEAANQLRQALIRARQERQPESLQAQGWLAVKLFFSLALISLILLIIQSAFTRYIFSLKKALAQFLENAQDTDLINAIPANHGATGPASEPYQLQKSLFLIFEIFSKKFQPQFIVSPQSEELPEKKIPRIISKYLYCQTGEDAKLIYQRQIKIIIFLRRLLSFFQLLLWLRGLAFILALFPYSRELGVQIAGAPMSLILIWLIILVLLKMSDFFIDKMLQIWEEDINLRDKNSNRGILRIPTISNALKGICLVLLISTGIILSLGIFDFPIATILAGAGIIGFAISFGSQSLIKDVISGVINLFNDSYAVGDFVIIANDEGLVEDLNLFVTRLRSSNGDLITIPNGSVGIVRNQTKDWSRVDYSIQISYDADIQQALGILRQVAEELYHDSQWHSLISEPPDLKGVEDLSHLGVRLRVWLKTKPGEQWIVARELRLRLKSAFEAAGISIGIPQQAFLFQNSGDRLSGE, encoded by the coding sequence ATGATGATATTGATCCAAACTCTTGTGAATCAAAAAATTAAAAAATATCTGCAATGGCCCGCATGGCTCAATCGAGTCTTTATTTTTGGGCTAAGTTTAGTGATTGTCCTTAATACATCTCCTTTCATTCAAGCCCAAACACCAAATCTTCCTAACAACGTCACCGAACTCATCAGAAATGGCTCCAGACCGCTCTCTGGACAGATTGGCAATTTAGTCTATGCTCCTGTAAAAGTTGATGGTATTCCGCTTTTCTATGTAGCCGTTCCAGCCTCAGTTGAAGACGATAAAGGCGAAAAAGCTACTGCTCCTCTACAGGATCGAGTCACACGGATTCAAAATAATATTAAAGAAATTATTGAGCGCGGTTTTGATCCCAATACCCTTCAGGTTTATCCTTCTGTTCTCAATGGACAGACCGTCATTCGCGTGAGTGATCCCAATAATCTTAAACCCCAAACGATTGGAACGATTACGGAAAATGATGCCCAGTTACATGGTCAAGCGATCGCCGAAATGGCCCCAGAAGCCGCCAACCAATTACGTCAGGCCTTGATTAGGGCCAGACAGGAACGTCAGCCAGAAAGTCTTCAAGCCCAGGGTTGGCTGGCAGTTAAACTATTCTTTTCCCTCGCCCTTATTAGTCTGATTCTGTTAATTATTCAGTCAGCTTTTACCCGTTATATCTTCTCTCTTAAAAAAGCATTAGCCCAATTTCTTGAGAATGCTCAGGACACCGATCTGATCAATGCTATTCCAGCCAATCATGGAGCGACTGGGCCGGCATCGGAACCCTATCAACTGCAAAAAAGTTTATTCCTTATTTTTGAGATTTTTTCCAAAAAGTTTCAACCTCAATTTATTGTTTCTCCTCAGAGTGAAGAACTGCCTGAAAAGAAAATTCCTCGTATCATTAGCAAGTATTTGTACTGTCAAACTGGAGAGGATGCCAAATTAATCTATCAAAGACAAATTAAAATCATTATCTTCCTCAGAAGACTGTTAAGTTTTTTTCAACTGTTATTATGGTTAAGAGGCTTGGCCTTTATTCTTGCTCTTTTTCCCTATAGTCGTGAACTAGGTGTCCAAATTGCAGGCGCACCGATGTCATTAATCTTAATTTGGCTGATTATTTTAGTATTGCTTAAAATGTCTGATTTCTTTATCGATAAAATGTTACAAATTTGGGAGGAAGATATTAACTTACGAGACAAAAATTCTAATCGTGGAATTCTCAGAATACCAACTATCAGCAATGCCCTAAAAGGAATTTGTCTTGTTTTGTTGATCAGCACAGGAATTATTTTATCTCTTGGTATTTTTGACTTTCCGATCGCTACAATTTTAGCAGGGGCCGGAATTATCGGTTTTGCCATTTCCTTTGGTTCTCAAAGTTTGATTAAAGATGTCATTTCTGGTGTAATTAATCTCTTTAATGATTCCTACGCGGTAGGCGATTTTGTGATTATTGCGAATGATGAAGGTTTAGTAGAAGATCTCAATTTATTTGTCACTCGTCTTCGCAGTAGTAATGGGGATTTGATCACCATTCCCAATGGTTCTGTCGGTATTGTTCGCAATCAAACCAAGGATTGGTCAAGGGTAGATTACAGTATTCAGATTTCCTATGATGCAGATATTCAACAGGCATTAGGCATTTTAAGACAAGTGGCTGAAGAGCTTTATCACGATTCTCAATGGCATTCTCTCATTTCAGAACCACCGGATTTAAAGGGTGTGGAAGATTTATCTCATTTAGGGGTAAGGTTACGAGTCTGGCTTAAAACGAAACCTGGTGAACAGTGGATTGTGGCCCGTGAATTGCGTTTACGCTTAAAATCAGCCTTTGAAGCCGCCGGAATCAGCATCGGTATCCCCCAACAAGCTTTCCTATTCCAAAATTCCGGCGATCGCCTTTCTGGTGAATAA
- a CDS encoding Rpn family recombination-promoting nuclease/putative transposase: MRQWQAVVLWGKQSLDGELPLAYQMFDPYLQRIYLDQLDQPSSSLGLGIIRLVSVPESQAPQQVQFLLKQVRQDIRDVAIQANIIELVEKIIIYKFPQKSRQELEHMFNLTDWKQTQFYKDVKLEGKLEIVRQLLQRGMTLAEAGQTHLIRVKP, from the coding sequence GTGCGTCAATGGCAAGCAGTTGTACTTTGGGGCAAGCAGAGCTTGGACGGTGAATTACCCCTTGCCTATCAAATGTTTGATCCCTACCTACAAAGGATTTATCTCGATCAACTGGATCAGCCCTCTTCTTCCTTGGGTTTAGGTATTATCCGATTGGTGTCTGTCCCAGAAAGCCAAGCTCCCCAACAAGTTCAGTTTCTACTTAAGCAAGTGCGTCAAGACATTAGGGATGTCGCTATCCAAGCTAATATTATAGAATTAGTAGAGAAAATTATTATTTATAAATTTCCACAAAAAAGTCGTCAGGAGTTAGAGCATATGTTTAATTTAACAGACTGGAAACAAACCCAATTTTATAAAGATGTCAAACTGGAAGGCAAGCTGGAGATTGTTCGACAACTTTTACAGCGAGGCATGACCTTAGCGGAGGCAGGGCAAACGCATCTTATCCGAGTAAAACCTTAA